The following is a genomic window from Moorella sp. Hama-1.
CTCCTGGCGTACCTGGAGGATGAGGTTCATCAGGCCGTCGAGGAGTTCATCGTCCACCTGCCCGGCAGTCCGGCCAAAGAGGCCCAGAACCTCTCCCCCCAGCCCCTCAAAAACAGTAGCTGCCGTCTTCAGGGTTACCGGATCAATGGCCGCCGTCCCGTTCAGGTAGGTGTTAATCTCCCGGGCCAGGTCATAAAGGGCGGCCAGGGCCCGGGCCGTATTAAAGTCGTCATCCATGGCGGTCACAAACTCCTGGCGTAATTCTTCCACCCTGCCGGCCAGGGTGGCCCCCCCGGCCGGGGTCGCTGTTCCCGCCCCGCCGCCCGTTATCTGGCACCGGGCTTCCCCCAGGAGGCGGCGGGTATTCTCCAGGCGCTCCAGGCCCTTTTCGGCTGCTTGCAGGCCGTCGTCATCAAAGTCAATGGGGCTGCGGTAATGAGTGGCCAGCAGGTAGAGGCGCACCGCCAGGGGGCGGAAACGGCTGCAAATATCCCTCACCAGGAAGAAGTTGCCCCGGGATTTGGACATCTTTTCCTGGTTAATGGTTATAAAGCCATTGTGGAGCCAGTAACGGGCAAAGGTGCAACCTGTCTGGGCCTCCGCCTGGGCTATCTCATTCTCGTGGTGGGGAAAAATGAGGTCGGCACCGCCACCGTGGATATCGAAACCCGGCCCCAGGTATTTAAGGGCCATGGTCGAGCACTCAATATGCCATCCCGGCCGCCCCGGTCCCCAGGGGCTCTCCCAGGATGGTTCCCCCGGGCTGGCCCCCTTCCACAGGGCAAAATCCAGGGGATTGCGTTTGCAGGTATTGACCTCCACCCGCGCCCCGGCCCGCATCTCCCCGGTGGTCCTTCGGGACAGGCGGCCGTAGGCCGGAAATTTAGCCACCTCAAAATAAACGTCCCCCCCGGCGGGATAGGCAAAGCCACGCTGGACGAGGGTGTCGATAGCGTCGATAATAGCGTCGATATGCTGGCTGACCCGGGGATACAGGGTGGCGCGCTTGACGTTCAGGGCGTCGGCGTCCGTAAAGAATTCCCCAATATACCGTTCGGCAATGGTCAGGGGGTCCTGTTGCTCCTCCCGGGCCCGGTTGATTACCTTATCGTCGATGTCGGTGAAGTTCTGTACATAGAAGACGTCATAGTTACGGTACTCCAAGTAACGGCGGATGGTGTCGAAAACCACCATTGGCCGGGCGTTACCCAGGTGGATATAGTTATAGGTTGTCGGACCGCAGACATACATGCGCACCCGGCCCGGTTCAGCCGGTATAAACTCTTCCTTGCTTCCCGTCAGGGTATTGTAGAGATAAATGCCCATCCTTTTCGGCCTCCAGTTCTTCAACCCTTTGCTCCAAACGCTGGATTTGGCGTTGCAGGCAGAGGAGCATCTCCGCCACCGGGTCCGGCAGTTCTTCATGGCGGAGGTCTACGGCACTCACTTCGGCATCGGCAATTTTGCGGCCGTTACGTACCACCACTTTCCCCGGCACGCCGACCACGGTGCAGTTGGGTGGTACATCCCTAAGGACGACGGAACCGGCGCCGATCTTGACGTTGTCACCGATGGTGATGTTGCCTAAAACCTTGGCCCCGGCGCTGATTACTACGTTATTACCAATGGTGGGGTGGCGTTTACCCTTCTCTTTGCCGGTGCCCCCCAGGGTAACCCCCTGGTAAAGGGTAACGTTATTGCCCACTTCAGCTGTTTCGCCAATGATGACACCCATACCGTGATCGATAAAGATCCCTTCTCCCAGTTTGGCCCCCGGGTGGATCTCAATACCCGTCAGGAAGCGATTGATCTGGGAGATAATCCGGGCCAGCAGGATCAGGCCCCGGCGGTAACAGGCATGGGCCAGGCGATGGAGGATCAGGGCATGGAAACCCGGGTAGCAGAGGATGACCTCCAGGAGGCTGTGGGCCGCCGGATCCCGCTGGAAGACAACTTCAATATCCTTCTTTAACCGCCGCCACAAGGTCTTCATCTCCTCCAAAAATAGGGTTCTGGCAAAAATGGATTCTTATGGTAAGCATTTGGCTAGGGGGCTGGCGGTACAGGTCTCCAGGCTCCGTGGTTCTCGGCGAGCAAACTTAGCGCTCAGTTGCTTAAGCCGCGGGGGTGGCTTTACATTATTTCATAAGAATAAGCGCAGCGGGGAGCGGAGCTCTTCGTTCCTTAATTTACGTTCCGATCCCCATCCCGTTCACCGCCGCCTCGCTTCGGCTTCGCGCAAGTATCTAGCGCCTCAAACCCTGTACCGGCCAGCCCCTTCCCTCAGCCTGCATTTCGCCGGGCAGGCTAAAATAAAAGCCCCCTCTCCGGTCAGGGACGAGGGGTTCTCGTGGTTCCACCCTGGTTGAGGATTGCTCCTCCACTCAACGGGTAATAATTTCCCGGGCCGTAACGGGGCCTGCCGGCAGGACCTACTCCCTCAAAAATTTCAGCCCTGCAGCTCCCAGGTGCATTTCAACGCCCGGTGTATCCAGGGCCACTTCCAGCCGCCGGTGGTCCCTCTCTGGTGATTCCCGGTACGCTTACTCTCCTGTTCCTCGCTATTAATACAGGGTAATTATAAACCGGGGGCGACTGTACTGTCAAGGAGCAATACTACGGCCTGGGCGGCGATACCCTCACCCCGCCCGGTAAAGCCCAGCCCCTCGGTAGTAGTGGCCTTGACGCTTATTTTACCCGGATCTACACCCAGGGTGGTGGCGATACGGGTTCGCATGTCGGCGATATAGGGTGCCAGGCGGGGTTCCTGGGCGATAATAATGGTATCGGCGTTGGCCAGGGAATAGCCCGCGGCGCGGACGTGCCGGTAGGCCTCCTTTAACAGGAGCAGGCTGTCGGCGTCGCGATAGCGGGGGTCGCCGGGGGGAAAATAGTGGCCAATATCCCCCAGGGCAGCCGCCCCCAGGAGGGCGTCGGCCAGGGCATGGAGCAAAACGTCGGCGTCGGAGTGCCCCTCCAGTCCCCGGGTGTATGGAATAGTCACGCCCCCCAGCACCAGCCTCCGGCCGGGAACCAGGCGATGAACGTCATAGCCACAGCCAATCCGCATCAACCGGCACCCCCCAGGAGGGCCCCGGCCAGGACCAGGTCACCGGGGGTGGTGATTTTAATATTCGTTTCCTCTCCAGGAACCAGCTTGACGGGGTAACCCATCCTTTCTACCAGGGTAGCGTCGTCGGTTGCCTGCCAGCCCCTTTGCGCCGCCTCATGGTAAGCCTCATCCAGCCATTCACGGCGGAATACCTGGGGGGTCTGGACGGACCAGAGGCCGCGGCGATCCAAGGTAGCTGTCACCAGCCCGTCTGCCCCCCCCTGCTTGAGGGTCTCCTTGACCGGCAGGGCCACAATAGCGGCCCCCGTGGTCCGGGCCGCCATAATCACCCTCTCCAGCAATGCCGCCGTTAAAAAAGGCCGTGCACCATCGTGCACGGCCACCCATTCTGCTGCCGGCGCCACGGCTTGGAGGGCTGCGGCGATGGAATCCTGGCGTTCGGCGCCGCCGGCAACTATCGCCCTGACTTTGTCGCCCCCGTCCCTGGCCGCCACCTGCCGGCAGCGGGGGATATCCTCCGGCCGGGTAACGATTATGATTTCATCCACCAGGGGGGAAGGGCCGGCTACAGCCAGGCTATAAGCCAGCATGGCTTTGCCGGCCAGGGGTAGAAAGACTTTATTATCCCCGCAGCCCAGGCGTCTTCCCTGGCCGGCGGCGGCAATAATCAGACTCAAGAAAGGCACTGGTACTCGCTCCGTTCCAGGGTCTGATGATGGGTGCCCAGCTTGCGTTCGGCACCCTTCGGCCGAGCGAAGATCATTCTCCCGGCAGCCGTCTGCAGGACACTGGTTACCAGGACGGCCACTGTCTGGCCGATGAAACGCCGGCCGTTCTCCACGACAATCATCGTCCCATCATCTAAGTAAGCTACTCCCTGGCCCATTTCCTTACCGTCCTTAATAACCTGGACGGTCATTTCCTCCCCCGGCAGGACAACGGGTTTAACGGCATTGGCCAGTTCATTAATATTCAAAAC
Proteins encoded in this region:
- the cysE gene encoding serine O-acetyltransferase, whose translation is MKTLWRRLKKDIEVVFQRDPAAHSLLEVILCYPGFHALILHRLAHACYRRGLILLARIISQINRFLTGIEIHPGAKLGEGIFIDHGMGVIIGETAEVGNNVTLYQGVTLGGTGKEKGKRHPTIGNNVVISAGAKVLGNITIGDNVKIGAGSVVLRDVPPNCTVVGVPGKVVVRNGRKIADAEVSAVDLRHEELPDPVAEMLLCLQRQIQRLEQRVEELEAEKDGHLSLQYPDGKQGRVYTG
- the ispF gene encoding 2-C-methyl-D-erythritol 2,4-cyclodiphosphate synthase, with the translated sequence MMRIGCGYDVHRLVPGRRLVLGGVTIPYTRGLEGHSDADVLLHALADALLGAAALGDIGHYFPPGDPRYRDADSLLLLKEAYRHVRAAGYSLANADTIIIAQEPRLAPYIADMRTRIATTLGVDPGKISVKATTTEGLGFTGRGEGIAAQAVVLLLDSTVAPGL
- the cysS gene encoding cysteine--tRNA ligase, with the translated sequence MYLYNTLTGSKEEFIPAEPGRVRMYVCGPTTYNYIHLGNARPMVVFDTIRRYLEYRNYDVFYVQNFTDIDDKVINRAREEQQDPLTIAERYIGEFFTDADALNVKRATLYPRVSQHIDAIIDAIDTLVQRGFAYPAGGDVYFEVAKFPAYGRLSRRTTGEMRAGARVEVNTCKRNPLDFALWKGASPGEPSWESPWGPGRPGWHIECSTMALKYLGPGFDIHGGGADLIFPHHENEIAQAEAQTGCTFARYWLHNGFITINQEKMSKSRGNFFLVRDICSRFRPLAVRLYLLATHYRSPIDFDDDGLQAAEKGLERLENTRRLLGEARCQITGGGAGTATPAGGATLAGRVEELRQEFVTAMDDDFNTARALAALYDLAREINTYLNGTAAIDPVTLKTAATVFEGLGGEVLGLFGRTAGQVDDELLDGLMNLILQVRQEARQRRDWATADAIRDRLKELGITLEDTPRGSRWKRS
- the ispD gene encoding 2-C-methyl-D-erythritol 4-phosphate cytidylyltransferase is translated as MPFLSLIIAAAGQGRRLGCGDNKVFLPLAGKAMLAYSLAVAGPSPLVDEIIIVTRPEDIPRCRQVAARDGGDKVRAIVAGGAERQDSIAAALQAVAPAAEWVAVHDGARPFLTAALLERVIMAARTTGAAIVALPVKETLKQGGADGLVTATLDRRGLWSVQTPQVFRREWLDEAYHEAAQRGWQATDDATLVERMGYPVKLVPGEETNIKITTPGDLVLAGALLGGAG